Proteins from one Odocoileus virginianus isolate 20LAN1187 ecotype Illinois chromosome 29, Ovbor_1.2, whole genome shotgun sequence genomic window:
- the BOD1L1 gene encoding biorientation of chromosomes in cell division protein 1-like 1 isoform X1: protein MATNPQPQPPPPAPPPPPPQPQPPPPPPGPGAGSGAGGAGGAGAGAGDPQLVAMIVNHLKSQGLFDQFRRDCLADVDTKPAYQNLRQRVDNFVANHLATHTWSPHLNKNQLRNNIRQQVLKSGMLESGIDRIISQVVDPKINHTFRPQVEKAVHEFLATLNHREDTGGSAAPDDEKPDSSTVTQGVPTPGPSANVASDAMSILETITSLNQEASAARASTETSNAKTSERMSKKPPSQPSTDTSAEKERTSEDTTDKEKSTPDSSGEGQEAAPGSEELSDPPCPTEEMRNHTRESTSSVLLNKDAQQESGDQKSKSTDKGEKKPDSNEKAERKKEKKEKTEKKIDHSKRSEDVQRVKDEKQAKDKEVECSKLPSEKTNSKAKTGEGTKEDFSLIDSDVDGLTDITVSSVHTSDLSSFEEDTEEEIVMSESMEEGEITSDDEEKNKQNKTKTQISDPSEGKAKNVRHAYVHKPYLYSKYYSDSDDELTVEQRRQSIAKEKEERLLRRQINREKLEEKRKQKAEKTKYSKAKSQGKSSVDLEEPSTKGLEPKAPRIKEVLKERKVLEKKVALSKRRKKDSRNIDENAKKKQQSEEDSRETLKTSEHCEKEKAPSSKDLKHVHAKNEPSKPARRLSESLHPADENKNESKIEREHKRRTSTPAVVEGVQEETDTRDGKRPAERSESGTEEPQKQKSTLKNEKHLKKDDSETPHLKSLPKKEAKSSKEKPEKEKTLSEDKPSTKHKYKGDSAHKAGEEAELHSSERGSKDENTQKTSQQTKLSSDDKAERRSKHRNERKLSVLGKDGKPVSEYIIKTDENVRKENKKERHGSADKTKAEHKSRRSSDSKIQKDSLSSRQHGSTVQRRSESYSEDKCDNDSINADSNSKPEEVVHKERRRTKSLLDEKLVLKSKSRSQGKQLKASETESQENTTKLAATPKPEKEKNTEEGDPERQRKSRAEDRPSEESGVDPTSESAAPSAHGVQRESGHRVKFPPAKERCKGDKESGSTRLERRLSDGHKSRSLKHSSKDARKKEDNKTEDKDGKEADSSHEKPRGSGSVVEKKLSRRLCENRRGSVSQEMAKGEEKPAANPSGAPSSSSLQRPKKSDPALIPEQEPMETDPEPATENAAEVRKTQDGSSSSQQDLDSEDVTKQKPATAILKEELQTPVGDSKTAPPACRSGRGAGAVGNSEKHADHRSTLTKKMHLQSSVSKPNSGEKESAQRGTHEMNVDSETSHCLLPHAPSESDRAQKNLKNTTKPTEECLASGDTTLKHSTKVDPAPSLGPMTAGPQKQSHDSGVPPVVDKRTGSEGATASTSLVHHSEIPKQSWTVGESEVPRTSDSREGDAVSMVDTPAEASVESRGRIPEVAQAFMPHSRQGKADTPVGSESADRTVGNEDADKEGGSTDVDWKGRDSNSKQTVRASVENGDKAGAAIDQVVGMSTETDPLGLKQSRGPSEVENTPADADRRHGHSEVDTSAGSNTVSSVLHQRSGKAETPTARPGRGEKASIASSTEGKDSSVLLNPVKAGMATTTSAETVEGGVAVPCTSIEADEGLTTGTCSRNHPLHVGAEAREGTVFAAAEEGGGVVTEGFAESETFLTSTKEGESGECAVAEPEERKTDPATAPTGTTGADARSTASEEKDDAVTSAGSEGKCDGSSGGDSDLVEGTATFISEVECDGAVTSAGMDIREGSLSNEELDGFQRSPPRAGPKKESEGTVTCTGAGGRRDGGVLCSAAGTGLQEQRRVTGAPGGPVDTPTPATASAAQEESASVTDGPEGESAVSSTGITEEDAEGLASCTGSEESGEGFALSSESEENEESAMDSTVAKDPTDAPVVAAGPGDDEGVVTSTGAKEDEDEGEGVVTSTGRGNEVGHASTCTGMEEESEGGSVCGSAGGDGQLGPVAGLMGAEAGGTVPRANESTVDSMSGAEKDAKDAEICSSAKGVVESSVSSGVAAEGVAAPAPEGRQGPMTSAASDRRDSELSRKEKADDTTPSTGLVGGSYEALVSAAVPEHVPPHTSPGEKEDEGVITSVENEDCDGLVAATASDSVVNQAGVAGGSDEGKGLVISTSTTDDLTPQLSTVVDVGAGRSSAPRPEESAEGPRVNVEEFEAPMPSAASGDGSQLTAARNEEKDECAMISTSIGEEFEVPISSATALHGTQSPQPVAAGEDRAKGLAPVSADDFEGPTPSAPAQAESPLASTSKEEKDECALISTSIAEDCEACVCGVATEREHEPPVLEEKDGSAIISTSSGEDCEGPVSSALVREDARASVTPAEETSDVAMISTSTSEGCEAVMAGALPQEEEPPAIAGPEDVSDAAIISTSTAECLLTPAGLHRQEEVHPSAGSPKGKDAPSATKTSPPQAPLSSLMAEDTCQCPGPSTGGKEVGPVVAGGTREGHDRALVSMLSAGVRQNKGLGKDCADRVQRDERPEAGTSEGSTPARCPAGGSGDSPVDPQGPEQAPEGTSVSVCCLSAVSPGAKKADDPRGPQGDLKTTTAECINGQESETAPSQTAALPTTYDVALSAPKQEQNSTSRSDHRGQCAVPASAEKTGEDDSVTKSCQQEGLHVTVSSEEKLRDLGSEESPSNALGGLGLKTNLKPEVFVPSGEEKNHDISAPPGSPSGGKLSGTVELQREPSLAIESPNVENAGSETTEIHGKFYSKEEISNGGKDNTEALRCHSVEANPKEVEEEERHIPKRKRKKQYLSSEDELDDTPDVLDSKIETAQRQCSGTESQDRKEESSGGLEESSRASPKTDSTASRAVEEKDESSSSEAAGEKTEQNDDDIVKSQEEDQPVIIKRKRGRPRKHPVETSLKTKDDCKTDAGLVTVEQSPPGGKLKVMQMDEANKETPNLQERSGSNDDSEEKSVASVRRRGRKPKRSLTLSDDAESSEPERKRQKSVSEATEDKKDQESEEDEEEEEDEEPSGATTRSSTRSEAQRSKAQLSPSAKRKREASPPGARTRGQQRVEEAPVKKAKR from the exons ATGGCCACCAACCCGCAGCCGCAGCCACCTCCTCCCGCGCCGCCGCCTCCCCCGCCgcagccgcagccgccgccgccgcctcccggcCCCGGGGCTGGCTCGGGCGCGGGCGGGGCCGGGGGTGCGGGCGCCGGCGCCGGGGACCCGCAGCTCGTGGCCATGATCGTGAACCACCTCAAGAGCCAAGGGCTCTTCGACCAGTTCCGCCGGGACTGCCTGGCCGACGTGGACACCAAG ccTGCCTATCAGAATCTGAGACAGCGTGTTGACAACTTTGTTGCAAACCACTTGGCAACTCATACATGGAGTCCCCACCTCAACAAGAACCAGCTTAGAAACAATATTCGTCAACAAGTGCTCAA ATCAGGAATGTTGGAGTCTGGTATTGACCGAATTATTTCTCAGGTTGTGGATCCAAAGATCAACCACACATTCAGACCTCAGGTGGAGAAAGCCGTGCATGAGTTTCTGGCCACGCTCAATCATAGGGAGGACACGGGTGGCAGCGCAGCCCCAGACGATGAGAAGCCAGACTCTTCCACCGTCACACAAG GTGTCCCCACCCCCGGACCCAGTGCGAACGTGGCCAGTGATGCCATGTCCATCTTGGAAACCATCACTTCTCTCAACCAAGAAGCTAGTGCTGCCAGGGCTTCGACAGAGACGTCGAATGCCAAGACCAGTGAGAGAATGTCCAAAAAACCCCCATCTCAGCCAAGCACTGACACTAGTGCTGAGAAAGAGAGGACTTCAGAGGACACAACTGATAAAGAAAAATCTACACCTGACTCTTCAGGGGAAGGGCAGGAAGCTGCCCCTGGGTCTGAAGAACTTAGTGATCCCCCTTGTCCAACTGAAGAAATGAGAAATCACACAAGAGAAAGTACTAGTTCAGTTCTGCTAAATAAGGATGCTCAACAAGAAAGCGGTGACCAAAAAAGCAAATCAACAGATAAAGgtgaaaagaagccagacagcaatgaaaaggcagaaagaaagaaagagaagaaggaaaagactgaaaagaaaatcgATCACTCAAAAAGGAGCGAAGATGTACAAAGagtaaaagatgaaaaacaagcaaaggaTAAAGAAGTAGAATGTTCAAAACTTCCTTCAGAAAAAACCAATAGTAAAGCTAAAACCGGCGAAGGAACAAAAGAAG ATTTCTCTTTGATAGATTCTGATGTGGATGGACTTACAGACATCACAGTTAGCTCCGTCCACACCAGTGACCTTTCATCTTTTGAAGAAGACACTGAGGAGGAGATTGTGATGTCTGAGAGCATGGAAGAAGGAGAGATTACAtcagatg ATGAAGAGaagaacaagcaaaacaaaacaaaaactcaaatcAGTGATCCCAgtgaaggaaaagcaaaaaatgtgCGGCATGCTTATGTTCACAAACCATATCTTTACTCAAAGTATTATAGTGATTCTGATGACGAACTTACTGTGGAACAGCGGCGGCAGTCTATC gctaaagaaaaagaagagagacttTTAAGAAGGCAAATTAATAGagaaaaacttgaagaaaaacgaaaacagaaagcagaaaagacaAAGTATTCAAAAGCTAAAAGTCAAG GCAAAAGCAGTGTGGACTTAGAAGAACCATCAACAAAAGGTTTGGAGCCCAAAGCCCCCCGAATTAAAGAAGTCCTTAAAGAGCGGAAAGTTTTAGAGAAAAAGGTAGCCTTAagcaaaaggaggaaaaaggattccag GAACATTGATGAGAATGCTAAAAAGAAACAGCAATCTGAAGAAGATTCCAGAGAAACACTCAAAACAAGTGAG cattgtgaaaaggaaaaagcacCTTCTTCAAAGGATTTGAAGCATGTTCATGCAAAGAATGAACCAAGTAAACCTGCCCGGAGACTTTCAGAGTCTTTGCACCCAGCTGATGAAAACAAAAACGAATCCAAAATAGAAAGGGAACACAAGAGACGGACTTCTACCCCTGCTGTGGTGGAAGGGGTGCAGGAAGAGACTGACACAAGGGATGGAAAAAGGCCAGCGGAACGCTCAGAAAGTGGCACAGAAGAGCCCCAGAAACAGAAAAGCACGCTTAAAAACGAAAAGCATCTAAAGAAAGATGATTCAGAAACACCACATTTAAAAAGCCTGCCCAAGAAAGAGGCGAAATCCTCCAAGGAAAAgcctgaaaaagagaaaactctgtCAGAAGACAAACCGTCTACAAAACATAAGTACAAAGGTGACAGTGCACACAAAGCAGGCGAGGAGGCTGAGCTTCACTCTTCTGAGAGGGGCTCGAAAGATGAAAACACTCAGAAGACAAGTCAGCAAACAAAACTTTCATCAGATGATAAAGCTGAACGAAGAAGTAAACACCGGAATGAAAGGAAATTGTCAGTTTTGGGCAAAGATGGTAAACCAGTTTCTGAGTATATCATAAAAACTGACGAGAACGTTcgtaaagaaaataagaaagagaggCACGGATCAGCCGACAAAACGAAGGCAGAGCACAAATCAAGAAGATCAAGTGATTCTAAAATTCAGAAGGACTCTCTGAGCTCCAGGCAACATGGAAGCACAGTACAGAGAAGAAGCGAAAGTTACTCCGAGGATAAATGTGATAATGACTCGATTAACGCAGATAGTAATTCCAAACCAGAAGAGGTGGTTCACAAGGAGAGGCGAAGAACCAAGAGCTTGTTGGACGAGAAACTTGTGTTGAAGTCTAAGTCCAGAAGCCAAGGCAAACAGTTGAAAGCATCTGAAACAGAATCACAAGAAAATACCACAAAACTGGCGGCCACTCCTAAACCAGAGAAGGAGAAGAACACTGAAGAAGGTGACCCAGAGAGACAGCGCAAGTCCAGGGCTGAAGACAGACCTTCTGAGGAGAGCGGTGTGGACCCCACGTCAGAGAGCGCGGCCCCTTCAGCACATGGTGTGCAGAGGGAGTCTGGGCACAGAGTGAAGTTTCCACCAGCAAAGGAGAGGTGCAAGGGTGACAAGGAGTCAGGCTCCACCAGACTCGAGAGAAGGCTGTCCGATGGGCACAAAAGCAGGAGCTTAAAGCACAGTAGTAAGGACGcgagaaagaaggaagacaacAAAACAGAGGACAAGGATGGAAAAGAAGCTGACAGCAGTCATGAGAAGCCCAGAGGAAGTGGTTCGGTCGTAGAGAAGAAGTTAAGTAGGAGGTTGTGTGAAAATCGAAGAGGCAGTGTATCCCAAGAGATGgctaaaggagaagaaaaaccaGCAGCAAACCCTTCGGGCGCTCCCAGTAGTTCCTCCCTtcagagaccaaaaaaaagtGACCCTGCCCTGATACCTGAACAAGAGCCAATGGAAACTGATCCCGAGCCAGCCACGGAAAATGCAGCAGAGGTCCGCAAAACCCAAGATGGCAGCAGTAGCTCTCAGCAAGACCTTGACTCGGAAGATGTTACAAAGCAAAAACCTGCCACTGCAATCCTGAAGGAGGAGTTGCAGACTCCCGTGGGGGACTCAAAAACAGCACCTCCGGCCTGTAGATCAGGACGTGGAGCAGGAGCTGTTGGTAATTCTGAAAAGCACGCTGACCATAGAAGCACCCTGACCAAGAAAATGCATCTCCAAAGCTCCGTGTCCAAACCTAACTCTGGGGAGAAGGAGTCCGCTCAACGAGGAACTCACGAAATGAATGTAGACTCTGAAACGAGTCACTGTTTGTTACCCCATGCCCCGTCAGAAAGTGACAGGGCacagaagaatttgaaaaacaccACCAAGCCCACTGAAGAATGCCTTGCTTCAGGAGACACCACTCTTAAACATTCCACAAAGGTAGATCCCGCCCCGTCCTTAGGCCCCATGACTGCTGGGCCTCAGAAACAGTCTCACGATTCAGGGGTGCCTCCTGTAGTTGACAAAAGAACTGGGTCAGAAGGTGCCACAGCCAGCACCTCGCTCGTCCACCACTCTGAAATCCCTAAGCAAAGCTGGACTGTTGGGGAATCAGAAGTCCCTAGGACAAGTGACAGCAGAGAAGGCGATGCAGTTTCCATGGTAGATACACCAGCAGAAGCCAGCGTGGAGAGCAGAGGACGCATTCCGGAGGTTGCCCAGGCCTTCATGCCGCACAGCAGGCAAGGGAAAGCAGACACGCCTGTGGGCAGTGAGTCAGCAGACAGGACGGTGGGAAATGAGGATGCTGACAAGGAAGGTGGCTCGACGGATGTGGATTGGAAAGGAAGGGACTCAAATTCGAAGCAGACAGTTAGGGCTTCTGTAGAAAATGGTGACAAGGCTGGTGCTGCTATTGATCAGGTGGTAGGCATGAGTACAGAAACAGATCCTCTTGGACTTAAGCAGAGCAGAGGCCCAAGTGAAGTTGAAAACACACCAGCCGATGCTGACAGAAGGCACGGACACAGTGAGGTGGACACCAGTGCTGGAAGCAACACCGTGTCCTCTGTTCTACATCAAAGGAGCGGGAAAGCTGAGACACCAACAGCCAGGCCTGGTAGAGGAGAAAAGGCTTCCATCGCCAGCAGTACAGAGGGGAAGGACAGCAGTGTTCTCCTAAACCCGGTGAAGGCGGGGATGGCCACAACCACATCTGCAGAGacggtggagggtggggtggccGTGCCTTGCACAAGCATCGAAGCGGACGAAGGCCTTACGACAGGCACGTGCTCCAGAAACCACCCTCTTCATGTCGGGGCGGAAGCCAGAGAAGGCACCGTCTTTGCTGCGGCAGAGGAAGGTGGGGGTGTCGTCACAGAAGGATTTGCAGAAAGCGAAACATTCCTCACAAGCACCAAAGAAGGAGAAAGTGGGGAATGCGCCGTGGCCGAGCCTGAAGAAAGAAAGACCGACCCTGCGACGGCCCCCACGGGGACCACCGGGGCTGACGCCAGGAGCACAGCCTCGGAGGAGAAGGACGACGCTGTGACCAGCGCAGGCTCCGAGGGCAAGTGTGATGGGTCTTCAGGTGGAGACTCGGACCTCGTGGAAGGAACAGCCACGTTTATCAGTGAGGTTGAGTGCGACGGGGCAGTAACAAGTGCGGGGATGGACATCAGGGAGGGGTCCCTGAGCAACGAAGAGTTGGATGGATTCCAGAGAAGCCCGCCGAGAGCAGGTCCCAAGAAGGAAAGCGAGGGGACGGTGACATGCACAGGGGCAGGGGGGAGAAGAGACGGCGGCGTCTTGTGCTCCGCAGCTGGCACGGGGCTACAGGAGCAGCGCAGGGTGACGGGGGCCCCCGGGGGCCCAGTAGACACCCCCACGCCGGCGACAGCCAGCGCCGCCCAGGAGGAAAGCGCTTCTGTGACGGACGGCCCCGAGGGTGAGAGTGCTGTCAGCAGCACCGGGATCACGGAGGAGGATGCGGAGGGCCTGGCCAGCTGCACAGGTTCGGAGGAGAGCGGCGAAGGCTTTGCCCTGAGTTCCGAATCCGAAGAAAACGAAGAGAGTGCCATGGACAGCACAGTAGCCAAAGACCCCACTGATGCGCCGGTGGTGGCTGCCGGGCCCGGTGACGACGAGGGCGTGGTGACCAGCACGGGCGCCAAGGAGGATGAGGACGAGGGGGAGGGCGTGGTGACCAGCACGGGCCGGGGGAACGAGGTCGGGCACGCGTCCACGTGCacagggatggaggaggagagcGAAGGGGGGTCGGTCTGCGGGAGCGCAGGAGGGGACGGGCAGCTCGGCCCCGTGGCGGGCCTCATGGGTGCTGAGGCTGGCGGCACCGTCCCACGCGCGAACGAGAGTACCGTGGACAGCATGAGTGGCGCGGAGAAGGACGCTAAAGACGCTGAGATCTGCTCCAGCGCCAAAGGGGTCGTGGAGAGCAGTGTGAGCAGCGGGGTTGCAGCGGAGGGCGTGGCGGCTCCCGCTCCCGAGGGTCGCCAGGGGCCCATGACCAGCGCAGCTTCAGACCGCAGGGACAGTGAGCTCAGCAGAAAGGAGAAAGCCGACGACACCACGCCCTCCACCGGCCTGGTGGGGGGCAGTTACGAGGCGCTCGTGTCCGCGGCTGTCCCAGAACACGTGCCTCCTCACACATCACCGGGCGAAAAAGAAGATGAGGGTGTCATCACCTCCGTGGAAAACGAAGACTGTGACGGCCTCGTGGCTGCTACAGCCAGTGACAGTGTCGTCAACCAGGCTGGGGTGGCTGGGGGTTCAGATGAAGGGAAGGGCTTGGTGATCTCCACCAGCACGACAGACGATCTCACCCCACAGCTCAGCACCGTGGTAGACGTGGGGGCGGGCCGTTCAAGCGCCCCAAGACCTGAAGAGAGCGCGGAAGGCCCCAGAGTGAACGTGGAGGAATTCGAGGCCCCCATGCCCAGCGCGGCGTCGGGTGACGGGAGCCAGCTCACAGCTGCGAGAAACGAGGAGAAAGACGAGTGTGCCATGATTTCCACGAGCATCGGGGAGGAGTTCGAAGTGCCCATTTCCAGCGCGACAGCCCTCCACGGCACCCAGAGTCCACAGCCGGTGGCAGCCGGGGAAGACAGAGCCAAAGGGCTGGCCCCCGTGAGCGCGGACGACTTTGAGGGGCCCACGCCCAGCGCGCCCGCCCAAGCCGAGAGCCCCCTCGCTTCAACCAGCAAGGAGGAGAAGGACGAATGTGCCCTCATTTCCACCAGCATCGCAGAAGATTGCGAGGCCTGTGTCTGTGGTGTGGCTACGGAACGGGAGCATGAGCCGCCCGTCCTGGAGGAGAAGGACGGCAGCGCCATCATCTCCACAAGCTCCGGAGAGGACTGCGAGGGCCCGGTGTCCAGTGCGCTTGTTCGAGAAGACGCCCGGGCCTCGGTCACGCCGGCGGAAGAGACGAGCGACGTGGCCATGATTTCCACCAGCACCTCGGAAGGCTGTGAGGCAGTCATGGCGGGCGCACTCCCGCAGGAGGAGGAGCCGCCCGCTATCGCGGGCCCGGAGGACGTGAGCGACGCCGCCATCATCTCCACCAGCACGGCTGAATGCCTGCTGACCCCCGCTGGTCTCCACAGGCAAGAAGAGGTTCATCCGAGTGCAGGCAGCCCCAAAGGAAAGGATGCCCCATCAGCCACGAAGACGAGCCCtcctcaggcccctctgtccagccTGATGGCCGAGGACACGTGTCAGTGTCCTGGGCCCTCCACAGGGGGGAAAGAAGTGGGCCCCGTGGTGGCAGGGGGCACTAGGGAAGGGCATGACCGGGCATTGGTCAGCATGCTCTCTGCAGGTGTCAGGCAGAACAAGGGGCTTGGCAAGGACTGTGCAGACAGAGTTCAGAGAGATGAAAGGCCTGAGGCAGGGACATCAGAGGGCAGCACGCCAGCAAGGTGTCCAGCAGGGGGGAGCGGGGACTCACCTGTCGACCCGCAAGGACCAGAGCAGGCGCCCGAGGGCACCTCCGTCAGTGTGTGCTGTTTGTCAGCAGTCAGTCCCGGTGCTAAAAAAGCTGATGACCCGCGGGGGCCCCAGGGCGACTTGAAAACCACCACGGCGGAATGTATCAATGGCCAGGAGTCAGAAACGGCTCCTTCCCAGACAGCAGCCCTTCCCACCACCTACGATGTGGCGCTCTCAGCTCCTAAGCAGGAGCAGAACTCGACTAGCAGGAGTGACCACCGTGGCCAGTGCGCTGTCCCAGCGTCCGCTGAGAAAACAGGAGAAGATGACAGCGTGACCAAGTCCTGCCAGCAAGAAGGTCTTCACGTCACTGTTTCTTCTGAAGAAAAGCTGCGTGACCTAG GCAGTGAAGAGTCTCCATCGAATGCTCTGGGGGGACTGGGACTGAAAACCAACTTGAAACCTGAG GTATTTGTGCCATCAGGGGAAGAGAAAAATCATGACATCTCagcaccaccaggaagtccaagtGGGGGAAAGCTGAGTGGAACAG TTGAACTGCAGAGGGAGCCTTCTCTGGCGATTGAATCACCAAAT GTCGAAAATGCAGGCtcagaaacaactgaaattcATGGGAAATTTTATAGCAAAGAAG AGATATCCAATGGTGGAAAAGACAACACAGAAGCCTTAAGATGTCACAGTGTTGAAGCAAATCCTAAAGAG gttgaagaggaagaaaggcacatacctaaaagaaaaaggaagaagcagtACCTCTCTTCAGAAGATGAACTGG ACGATACCCCAGATGTCCTGGATTCCAAAATAGAAACAGCACAGAGGCAGTGTTCCGGAACTGAGTCACAAGATAGAAAG GAAGAGAGCTCTGGGGGTTTGGAGGAGTCATCTAGAGCAAGTCCTAAGACAGACAGCACTGCTTCGAGGGCCGTGGAAGAGAAAG ATGAATCCAGCAGCAGCGAAGCTGCCGGTGAAAAGACAGAGCAGAATGACGATGACATCGTAAAATCTCAGGAG GAAGATCAGCCAgtaattattaaaaggaaaagaggaagaccTCGTAAACACCCTGTAGAAACATCATTAAAAACAA aAGATGACTGCAAAACAGATGCTGGCCTTGTCACT GTAGAACAATCTCCACCTGGCGGCAAGCTGAAAGTCATGCAAATGG